One stretch of Amycolatopsis sp. NBC_00345 DNA includes these proteins:
- a CDS encoding sensor histidine kinase has product MIGSPSWWRGRSLQVRITVLATTITLACLLGLATLAANRLEPLLVDSVDHELTAALGPATAEVSAGQPLAARDPVAVRVLDIAGGPVDGRPAPPLDAGQVMQLKAGQPVQTGGSRWRGQVVTVPDGAQRLVLAGAGLVGFGAAVQYGALWLVVVALVGAVVAGLATWLVVRFALRPVARMRGLVRALPPGSRLPLPTSHDELRALAQEFNALLVRQEEVSDRLRRFTGDAAHELRSPVASIRVQAEVAVTNPDPELAQETLSDILTEAERLSSLLDGLLSLARSDAGEAPPAEPVEVVTEVRAAVERLPAGAPETRVSTAVPQAWASAAHAEVQLVLDNLLRNACRYATGQIVVSVLASRSAVRVVVDDDGPGIAPEHRTKVFDRFYRVADDRARASGGTGLGLAMVAEAVRRRGGRVRVGESPDGGARFEVSWRPAR; this is encoded by the coding sequence GTGATCGGCTCACCGTCCTGGTGGCGCGGCCGTTCACTGCAGGTGCGCATCACGGTGCTCGCCACCACGATCACCCTGGCCTGCCTGCTCGGGCTGGCCACGTTGGCGGCGAACCGGCTGGAGCCGCTGCTGGTGGACTCCGTCGACCACGAGCTGACGGCCGCGCTCGGCCCGGCGACGGCGGAGGTCTCGGCCGGGCAGCCACTGGCCGCGCGGGACCCGGTCGCCGTGCGGGTGCTGGACATCGCGGGCGGGCCCGTCGACGGCCGCCCCGCGCCGCCGCTGGACGCCGGGCAGGTCATGCAGCTCAAGGCCGGGCAGCCCGTGCAGACCGGCGGCTCTCGCTGGCGCGGCCAGGTCGTCACCGTGCCGGACGGCGCGCAGCGGCTGGTGCTCGCGGGCGCCGGGCTGGTCGGGTTCGGCGCGGCCGTGCAGTACGGCGCGCTCTGGCTGGTGGTCGTCGCGCTGGTGGGCGCGGTGGTGGCGGGGCTCGCGACGTGGCTGGTGGTGCGGTTCGCGCTGCGGCCGGTGGCGCGGATGCGCGGGCTGGTGCGGGCGCTGCCGCCGGGCTCACGGCTGCCGCTGCCGACGTCGCACGACGAACTGCGCGCGCTGGCGCAGGAGTTCAACGCGCTGCTCGTCCGGCAGGAAGAGGTGAGCGACCGGCTGCGCCGCTTCACCGGCGACGCCGCGCACGAGCTGCGTTCGCCGGTCGCCTCGATCCGGGTGCAGGCCGAGGTCGCCGTCACGAACCCGGATCCCGAGCTGGCGCAGGAGACGCTGTCGGACATCCTCACCGAAGCCGAACGGCTGTCGTCCCTTTTGGACGGTCTGCTGTCACTGGCCCGCTCGGACGCGGGTGAGGCGCCGCCCGCGGAGCCGGTCGAGGTGGTGACGGAGGTTCGCGCGGCCGTCGAACGGCTGCCCGCCGGCGCGCCGGAAACGCGCGTGAGCACCGCCGTTCCGCAGGCCTGGGCTTCGGCGGCGCACGCGGAGGTGCAGCTGGTGCTGGACAACCTGCTGCGTAACGCTTGTCGTTACGCCACCGGGCAAATCGTCGTGTCGGTGCTCGCCTCGCGCAGCGCCGTGCGGGTGGTCGTGGACGACGACGGGCCGGGCATCGCGCCCGAACACCGGACCAAGGTCTTCGACCGCTTCTACCGCGTGGCCGACGACCGGGCGCGCGCGTCCGGTGGCACGGGCCTGGGGCTGGCGATGGTCGCCGAAGCCGTGCGACGGCGGGGCGGGCGCGTCCGCGTCGGGGAGTCTCCGGACGGCGGGGCGCGGTTCGAGGTGTCCTGGCGGCCGGCGCGTTAG
- a CDS encoding ABC transporter ATP-binding protein has protein sequence MSAPAVPLAARTRGLRKVYRGTVAVDHVDLDVPEGAVLGMLGPNGSGKTTTIRMLLGLVRPTEGEVELLGRPMPDGAAHALPDVGALVEGPGFHPFLSGRDNLIRFAAAEPRLASAGIPSAVDTALERVGLTDASRRRYKGYSLGMKQRLGLAGALLVPRKMIVLDEPTNGLDPAGTREIRRIVAELHADGVTVLVSSHLLAEVEATCTHVAVLQSGNVVAQGELSELLESGNAALLVRTPDAELAVETLRENRIGARLTPDGVRADLTATAAPRVLEVLVGAGVAVHEATRARTGLEDLFARLTEGGPAAGSSEPAESFTEGDA, from the coding sequence GTGTCCGCCCCGGCGGTCCCGCTCGCCGCGCGGACCCGGGGCCTGCGCAAGGTCTACCGCGGCACGGTCGCGGTGGACCACGTCGACCTCGACGTGCCCGAAGGCGCGGTGCTCGGCATGCTCGGGCCGAACGGCTCGGGCAAGACCACCACGATCCGGATGCTGCTCGGGCTCGTGCGCCCGACCGAGGGCGAGGTGGAGCTGCTCGGCCGGCCGATGCCGGACGGGGCGGCCCACGCGCTGCCCGACGTCGGCGCGCTGGTCGAGGGGCCGGGCTTCCACCCGTTCCTTTCCGGGCGGGACAACCTGATCCGGTTCGCGGCGGCCGAGCCGCGGCTGGCCTCGGCGGGCATCCCGTCCGCGGTCGACACGGCGCTGGAGCGCGTCGGCCTCACCGACGCCTCGCGGCGCCGGTACAAGGGCTACTCACTCGGCATGAAGCAGCGGCTGGGGCTCGCGGGGGCGTTGCTCGTGCCGCGCAAGATGATCGTGCTCGACGAGCCGACGAACGGCCTCGACCCCGCTGGTACCAGGGAGATCCGCAGGATCGTGGCCGAACTGCACGCGGACGGCGTGACGGTGCTCGTCTCGTCGCACCTGCTCGCCGAAGTCGAGGCGACGTGCACGCATGTCGCGGTGCTGCAGTCCGGCAACGTCGTCGCGCAGGGGGAGCTGTCCGAGCTGCTGGAGTCGGGGAACGCGGCGCTGCTCGTGCGCACGCCCGACGCCGAGCTCGCGGTGGAGACGTTGCGGGAGAACCGGATCGGCGCCCGGCTGACGCCGGACGGGGTCCGCGCCGACCTCACCGCCACGGCCGCACCACGGGTGCTGGAGGTGCTCGTGGGCGCGGGGGTCGCGGTCCACGAGGCCACCCGGGCGCGCACGGGCCTGGAGGACCTGTTCGCCCGGCTCACCGAAGGCGGCCCGGCGGCCGGTTCTTCCGAACCCGCCGAGAGTTTCACCGAGGGGGACGCATGA
- a CDS encoding LolA family protein, which translates to MDPKKKAITAAVVGTALGVGGLVVVAMPASAGAAPTLPQVSAENLVQSVMTAKPGAFDGTVSVSNNLGLPSLGNAIPGASALNVDSAHVFSDGAGKSKLALAQGSSQETIIHDGATVWDYNSKNNTVTKTTVPADVAAKPGAGAGADKMSDPASAATELLAKVRESSTVSVDGTATVADRPAYELVLTPKPTERTLLREIRVAVDSQTRMPLRLSVLSNGTTTPALELAFSDIEFTPQAASEFAFTPPQGAKVTEKTAKVDDKTKADAEKAQQDTKIVGDGWDTVITGKLPAGTLAPKQGSSDSAKGQGVDPQKLLSRVAKRVSGTWGSGYLFTTKVGGAVLTDDGRFAAGAVPEQVLYEALGTR; encoded by the coding sequence ATGGATCCGAAGAAGAAAGCGATCACCGCCGCGGTCGTCGGCACCGCGCTCGGCGTCGGCGGGCTCGTTGTCGTGGCCATGCCGGCCTCGGCGGGCGCCGCGCCGACGCTGCCGCAGGTCAGCGCCGAAAACCTGGTCCAGTCCGTGATGACCGCGAAGCCGGGGGCGTTCGACGGCACGGTGAGTGTCAGCAACAACCTCGGGCTGCCGAGCCTGGGGAACGCGATCCCGGGGGCGAGCGCGCTGAACGTCGACTCCGCGCACGTCTTCAGCGACGGCGCGGGCAAGTCGAAGCTCGCGCTCGCGCAGGGCAGCTCGCAGGAGACGATCATCCACGACGGCGCCACCGTCTGGGACTACAACTCGAAGAACAACACCGTCACGAAGACGACGGTGCCGGCGGACGTCGCCGCGAAGCCCGGTGCGGGCGCCGGCGCGGACAAGATGTCGGACCCGGCGTCGGCGGCCACGGAGCTGCTGGCCAAGGTCCGCGAGAGCAGCACCGTCTCCGTCGACGGCACGGCCACGGTGGCCGACCGGCCGGCCTACGAGCTGGTCCTGACCCCGAAGCCGACCGAGCGCACGCTGCTGCGCGAGATCCGCGTCGCGGTCGACTCGCAGACCCGGATGCCGCTGCGGCTTTCCGTGCTGAGCAACGGAACCACCACTCCGGCGCTCGAGCTGGCGTTCTCCGACATCGAGTTCACGCCGCAGGCGGCGAGCGAGTTCGCCTTCACCCCGCCGCAGGGCGCGAAGGTGACTGAGAAGACTGCCAAGGTCGATGACAAGACCAAGGCGGACGCCGAAAAGGCCCAGCAGGACACCAAGATCGTCGGCGACGGCTGGGACACCGTGATCACGGGCAAGCTGCCGGCCGGCACGCTCGCGCCGAAGCAGGGGTCGTCCGATTCGGCCAAGGGCCAGGGCGTCGACCCGCAGAAGCTGCTCAGCCGCGTGGCCAAGCGCGTGAGCGGCACCTGGGGCAGCGGCTACCTGTTCACCACCAAGGTGGGCGGCGCGGTACTGACCGACGACGGCCGTTTCGCCGCCGGCGCGGTGCCGGAGCAGGTCCTCTACGAAGCGCTGGGCACCAGGTGA
- a CDS encoding ABC transporter ATP-binding protein, translating into MALSVRDLTVHYGSFTAVRDARLDIADGEVLALLGPSGSGKSTLLRAITGLEPSTSGSVSWDGTDLAPVPVHRRGFGLVFQDGQLFPHRDVAANIAFGLRMHGVPRREHAARVTALLELVGLTGFERRRVTELSGGQAQRVALARALAPEPRLLLLDEPLSGLDAGLREQLAIDLADLLRRNKITALLVTHDQEEAFTLADRVAVLDTGEIRQEGAVRSVWQRPVDDGVARFLGVTTFADGVAAGGVAHTALGDVALAAIPDGPVRLGLRPHALRVAEDGLAGEVTASVHRREHVRLVVSAGGSTVDAVAPVTADLRAGDPVRLALDPDGIAIVG; encoded by the coding sequence GTGGCACTGTCGGTACGGGACTTGACCGTCCACTATGGATCATTCACGGCGGTGCGCGACGCGCGCCTCGACATCGCCGACGGCGAGGTGCTGGCGCTGCTCGGCCCGTCCGGCTCGGGGAAGTCCACGCTGCTGCGCGCGATCACCGGCCTGGAGCCGTCGACGTCGGGCTCGGTGAGCTGGGACGGCACCGACCTCGCGCCGGTCCCGGTGCACCGCCGCGGCTTCGGCCTGGTGTTCCAGGACGGGCAGCTGTTCCCGCACCGAGACGTCGCCGCGAACATCGCGTTCGGGCTGCGGATGCACGGCGTCCCGCGGCGCGAGCACGCCGCGCGCGTGACGGCGCTGCTGGAACTCGTCGGGCTCACCGGCTTCGAACGACGGCGCGTGACGGAGCTGTCCGGCGGCCAGGCCCAGCGCGTCGCGCTCGCCCGCGCGCTGGCGCCGGAGCCGCGGCTGCTCCTGCTGGACGAGCCACTGTCCGGATTGGACGCGGGACTGCGTGAGCAGCTCGCCATCGACCTGGCAGACCTGTTGCGGCGCAACAAGATCACCGCACTGCTGGTGACGCACGACCAGGAGGAGGCGTTCACGCTCGCCGACCGCGTCGCCGTGCTCGACACCGGGGAGATCCGCCAGGAGGGCGCGGTCCGGTCCGTGTGGCAGCGGCCGGTGGACGACGGTGTGGCGCGGTTCCTGGGCGTGACCACGTTCGCCGACGGCGTCGCGGCGGGCGGCGTGGCGCACACGGCGCTCGGCGATGTCGCGCTCGCCGCGATCCCGGACGGCCCGGTGCGGCTGGGCCTGCGCCCACACGCGTTGCGCGTCGCGGAAGATGGTCTCGCTGGTGAGGTGACGGCCTCCGTCCACCGCCGCGAGCACGTGCGGCTGGTGGTCTCCGCCGGTGGGTCCACTGTGGACGCCGTCGCGCCGGTGACGGCGGACCTGCGCGCGGGCGATCCCGTCCGGCTCGCACTGGACCCGGACGGGATCGCGATCGTCGGCTGA
- the trpS gene encoding tryptophan--tRNA ligase — MVQLSGITPSGHAQLGNHLGAVRRWAADGGPEDLYFVSDLHAMTTPHNPARLRSLATEQLAVLVATGISPDRVFVQSDIAKDLGALTWVLECTCAYGEAARMIQFKEKSARGEVDGKPGGQAGVRLSLLTYPVLMAADILLQGADEVPVGEDQRQHVELARTLAKRFNTTYGEVFTVPTAVLPLTGARVKDFADPTRKMSKSAHDSAGVVFVLDEPEQVRRKIRRARTDGGSVPAYAPETRPGIANLLEVLAACTGGDPAALADEYPSYGVLKDAVADAVIEELRPIRERTKALLDDVAELERVRKAGAARAADRGAHRVSAALRLIGAG; from the coding sequence ATGGTCCAGCTGTCCGGCATCACCCCGTCCGGCCACGCCCAGCTCGGCAACCACCTCGGCGCGGTGCGCCGCTGGGCGGCCGACGGCGGGCCCGAAGACCTGTACTTCGTCTCGGACCTGCACGCCATGACGACCCCGCACAATCCGGCCAGGCTCCGCTCGCTCGCCACCGAGCAGCTCGCGGTGCTGGTGGCCACGGGCATCTCGCCGGACCGCGTGTTCGTGCAGTCCGACATCGCGAAGGACCTGGGCGCGCTGACCTGGGTGCTCGAGTGCACCTGCGCGTACGGCGAGGCCGCGCGGATGATCCAGTTCAAGGAGAAGTCGGCCCGCGGTGAGGTGGACGGGAAGCCCGGCGGCCAGGCCGGCGTCCGGCTCAGCCTGCTGACCTACCCGGTGCTGATGGCCGCCGACATCCTGCTGCAGGGCGCCGACGAGGTGCCCGTCGGCGAGGACCAGCGCCAGCACGTGGAGCTGGCGCGGACGCTGGCGAAGCGGTTCAACACCACGTACGGCGAGGTGTTCACCGTCCCGACGGCCGTGCTCCCGCTGACGGGCGCGCGGGTGAAGGACTTCGCCGACCCGACGCGGAAGATGTCGAAGTCCGCGCACGACTCGGCGGGGGTGGTGTTCGTCCTCGACGAGCCGGAGCAGGTGCGCCGCAAGATCCGCCGCGCGCGCACCGACGGCGGCTCCGTGCCCGCGTACGCCCCGGAAACCCGGCCGGGGATCGCGAACCTGCTGGAGGTGCTCGCCGCGTGCACCGGCGGTGACCCGGCCGCGCTGGCCGACGAGTACCCGTCCTACGGCGTGCTCAAGGACGCCGTCGCCGACGCCGTGATCGAGGAGCTCCGGCCGATCCGTGAGCGCACGAAGGCGTTGCTCGACGACGTCGCGGAGCTGGAACGGGTGCGCAAAGCGGGCGCCGCGCGGGCGGCCGACCGGGGCGCGCACCGGGTTTCGGCGGCGCTGCGCCTGATCGGCGCCGGCTGA
- a CDS encoding ABC transporter permease, producing MTTQALAAPAPRTGHDTVPLPRLVTAELRWIFRRPRTLAVLGLLALVPIVIGIGLTLVGQGDAGGGPDNSGGALLGAAVNNALVLPIAAMVMTLTLLLPLASAMAGADAIAGEAAHGTLRGWLIAPVSRGRLLVVKSFGVATVSLVAVLSMCVTGVVTGLIINGTGSLFTLSGNTLSLVDALGRILLAAAWIVLQLWAVGAVALAVSSFTEHPMLVVVSVLAGNIVFTILGFLTSLDWLHPFLLTQNWTLAPAEVLQDPMTSTMLGEGALRAVCYIVVGLSIAYARLTTRDG from the coding sequence ATGACCACGCAGGCACTCGCGGCTCCCGCGCCGCGCACGGGCCACGACACGGTGCCGTTGCCCAGGCTGGTCACGGCCGAGCTGCGCTGGATCTTCCGGCGGCCGCGCACGCTGGCCGTGCTCGGGCTGCTGGCGCTGGTCCCGATCGTCATCGGCATCGGGCTCACCCTGGTGGGCCAGGGCGATGCCGGCGGCGGCCCGGACAACAGCGGCGGCGCGCTGCTGGGGGCCGCGGTCAACAACGCGCTGGTGCTGCCCATCGCCGCGATGGTGATGACGCTGACGCTGCTCCTGCCGCTGGCCTCGGCCATGGCCGGCGCGGACGCCATCGCGGGCGAAGCGGCCCACGGCACGCTGCGCGGCTGGCTGATCGCCCCGGTCAGCCGGGGCCGGCTGCTGGTGGTCAAGTCCTTCGGCGTCGCGACGGTCTCGCTGGTCGCCGTGCTGTCCATGTGCGTGACCGGCGTGGTCACCGGCTTGATCATCAACGGCACCGGCTCGCTGTTCACCCTGTCCGGCAACACACTGTCCCTTGTGGACGCCCTGGGCCGCATCCTGCTGGCGGCGGCCTGGATCGTGCTGCAGCTGTGGGCGGTGGGCGCGGTGGCGCTGGCCGTGTCCAGCTTCACCGAGCACCCGATGCTCGTCGTGGTGTCGGTGCTGGCCGGGAACATCGTGTTCACCATCCTCGGCTTCCTGACCTCGCTGGACTGGCTGCACCCGTTCCTGCTCACGCAGAACTGGACACTGGCCCCGGCCGAGGTGCTCCAGGATCCGATGACGTCCACGATGCTGGGCGAAGGCGCCCTGCGCGCGGTCTGCTACATCGTGGTGGGCCTCTCCATCGCCTACGCCCGCCTCACCACCCGCGACGGCTGA
- a CDS encoding thiamine ABC transporter substrate-binding protein has translation MNPRTARTALAVATVAVLASACSLSSGSGGDAQQTPEVTLVTHNSFVAPQDVLDAFQRRAGIKLKVVKYGDAGELTNKLVLTKANPIGDVAYGVDSTFASRALGEGVFQPYTSPEADRGSQRYAVDPEHRLSAVDLGDVCVNVDSGYFAGKSLPEPKTYDDLADPKYKDLTVAEDPATASPGLAFLLGTIAKFGEQGWQGYWTKLKANGLKVDSGWEEAYTKDFSGSSGKGPRPIVVSYASSPAAEVGDDGKPRTKALLDTCYRQVEYAGVLTGSKQAPEAQKVVDFLLSQQFQTTVAANMYVYPARQGVDLPAGWAQVAPLPTSPATLPADQVQAGREKWIGAWRSLMGA, from the coding sequence ATGAACCCGCGGACCGCACGCACCGCGCTGGCGGTGGCCACGGTCGCCGTGCTGGCGAGTGCCTGCTCGTTGTCCAGTGGCTCGGGCGGCGACGCCCAGCAGACCCCCGAGGTCACGCTGGTCACGCACAACTCGTTCGTCGCGCCCCAGGACGTGCTCGACGCCTTCCAGCGCCGCGCCGGCATCAAGCTGAAGGTCGTCAAGTACGGCGACGCCGGCGAGCTGACCAACAAGCTGGTGCTCACGAAGGCGAACCCGATCGGCGACGTGGCTTACGGCGTCGACTCGACGTTCGCGTCCCGCGCGCTCGGTGAGGGCGTCTTCCAGCCCTACACCAGCCCGGAGGCCGACCGGGGGTCGCAGCGTTACGCCGTGGACCCCGAGCACCGGCTTTCCGCCGTGGACCTCGGCGACGTCTGCGTGAACGTCGACTCCGGCTACTTCGCCGGCAAGAGCCTCCCGGAGCCGAAGACGTACGACGACCTGGCCGACCCGAAGTACAAGGACCTGACCGTGGCCGAGGACCCGGCCACCGCGTCGCCGGGCCTGGCCTTCCTGCTGGGCACCATCGCGAAGTTCGGCGAGCAGGGCTGGCAGGGGTACTGGACCAAGCTGAAGGCCAACGGCCTGAAGGTCGACAGCGGCTGGGAAGAGGCCTACACCAAGGACTTCTCCGGCTCGTCGGGCAAGGGACCGCGGCCGATCGTTGTCTCGTACGCGTCGTCGCCCGCCGCCGAGGTGGGCGACGACGGCAAGCCGCGGACCAAGGCGCTGCTCGACACGTGTTATCGCCAGGTCGAGTACGCGGGGGTGCTGACGGGGAGCAAGCAGGCCCCGGAGGCGCAGAAGGTGGTCGACTTCCTGCTCTCGCAGCAGTTCCAGACCACGGTGGCGGCGAACATGTACGTCTACCCGGCGCGCCAGGGCGTCGACCTGCCCGCGGGCTGGGCGCAGGTGGCACCGCTGCCGACGAGCCCGGCCACGCTGCCCGCCGACCAGGTGCAGGCCGGCCGGGAGAAGTGGATCGGTGCATGGCGCTCGCTCATGGGGGCCTGA
- a CDS encoding (deoxy)nucleoside triphosphate pyrophosphohydrolase — MDGVIVGAALVRDGKLLAQQRAWPPHHAGQWELPGGRVEEGETEAFALARECQEELDVTVTIGQRVGTEVPLPGGKVLRVYTAALISPGEEPRAVEHTALRWVGPDDLDDVEWLPADRGLIPDLRALLV; from the coding sequence ATGGACGGGGTCATCGTCGGGGCCGCGCTGGTGCGCGACGGAAAGCTGCTCGCCCAGCAGCGGGCGTGGCCGCCGCACCACGCGGGTCAGTGGGAACTGCCCGGCGGGCGCGTCGAAGAGGGCGAGACCGAGGCGTTCGCGCTGGCGCGTGAGTGCCAGGAAGAGCTGGACGTCACCGTCACGATCGGGCAGCGCGTCGGCACCGAGGTGCCGTTGCCCGGCGGCAAGGTGCTGCGGGTTTACACCGCCGCGCTGATCTCGCCGGGGGAGGAGCCGCGCGCCGTCGAGCACACCGCGCTGCGCTGGGTCGGCCCGGACGACCTCGACGACGTCGAATGGCTGCCCGCGGACCGCGGCCTGATCCCGGACCTGCGCGCACTGCTCGTCTGA
- a CDS encoding YciI family protein, with the protein MFVVLLNYTAPVEEIDYVLPDHAEWLAKQYEHGHFLASGRRNPRIGGVIITRPMARGKLDAILATDPFSVQHLAQYEVIEFSPTKTAPELRLVNEAVPH; encoded by the coding sequence ATGTTCGTCGTGCTGCTCAACTACACCGCTCCCGTCGAGGAGATCGACTACGTGCTGCCGGACCACGCGGAGTGGCTCGCGAAGCAGTACGAACACGGGCACTTCCTCGCCTCGGGCCGGCGGAACCCGCGGATCGGCGGCGTGATCATCACCCGCCCGATGGCCAGGGGGAAGCTCGACGCGATCCTGGCGACCGACCCGTTCTCGGTGCAGCACCTCGCGCAGTACGAGGTGATCGAGTTCTCCCCGACGAAGACGGCGCCGGAGCTGCGGCTGGTCAACGAGGCCGTCCCGCACTGA
- a CDS encoding response regulator transcription factor, with translation MMRLVNPRVLVVDDEPGVRKALQRGLRAEGMDVVTAADGPTGLQLARTGTFDVVLLDIMLPGLSGYRVLERLRAENVATPVLLVSAKDGEVDQADGLDLGADGYLVKPFSFVVLVAQVRATLRRAGPDASRGALKLGALEVDRALRQVRWDGAEVPLSPREFALLEVLVGRAGTVVTKDELLRAVWGEEQAVTRNLVEVYIGYVRRKLDAVGAGSLLRTVRGHGYLASDAQLDEVL, from the coding sequence ATGATGAGGCTCGTGAACCCTCGAGTGCTGGTGGTGGACGACGAGCCGGGCGTGCGGAAGGCGCTTCAGCGCGGGCTGCGCGCGGAGGGCATGGACGTGGTCACAGCCGCCGACGGGCCGACCGGGCTGCAGCTCGCGCGCACCGGCACGTTCGACGTGGTGCTGCTCGACATCATGCTGCCCGGGCTGTCCGGGTACCGCGTGCTGGAACGGCTGCGCGCGGAGAACGTGGCCACACCCGTGCTGCTCGTTTCGGCCAAGGACGGCGAGGTCGACCAGGCCGACGGCCTCGACCTCGGCGCCGACGGCTACCTGGTGAAGCCGTTCTCGTTTGTCGTGCTGGTCGCGCAGGTGCGCGCGACGCTTCGCCGCGCCGGGCCGGACGCCTCGCGCGGCGCGTTGAAGCTCGGTGCGCTGGAGGTCGACCGCGCGTTGCGGCAGGTGCGCTGGGACGGCGCCGAGGTGCCGCTCAGCCCGCGGGAGTTCGCGCTGCTGGAGGTGCTGGTCGGCCGCGCGGGCACGGTGGTGACGAAGGACGAGCTGCTGCGCGCGGTGTGGGGCGAGGAGCAGGCTGTGACGCGCAACCTGGTGGAGGTCTACATCGGTTACGTGCGGCGCAAGCTCGACGCCGTGGGCGCGGGTTCGCTGCTGCGGACCGTCCGCGGGCACGGCTATCTGGCTTCCGACGCGCAGCTGGACGAGGTTTTGTGA
- a CDS encoding ABC transporter permease, with protein MALAHGGLTPARTVRTAGLALLGLLPVAFLVVFFAWPVVAIVGRGFSAGGVDTVLGDPQTWRLAGFTLASAAASTVVAVLAGLPVAYLLARVRLPGVGLARTLVLVPFVLPTVVVGLAFRAIWPDGGVLPLVLANAFFNVAVVARTVAGLWSHLDPRATEAARALGASPWRAFRTVTLPALGPAVASAAAVVFLFCATSFGVVLILGGGHYRTLETEIYLRTVDLLDLSGAAALSLIQFAAVLAALALGAMARRRRENAVRLRSALVTARRPRGGEWWTIGAAVVVLALLMTPIVALLVESVSGSDGWSLAGYRALSGTGANDALQVSGWTAAKNSLAAATDATLLAMAVGVLASVVLVALRRAPGRLARGMGETMDAALMLPLGVSAVTVGFGYLVTLDALPGDLRTSPMLVPLAQALVIIPLVVRMVLPVLRAVDVRLRQAASTLGASPARVWREIDLPLTARSLVAAAGFGFVVALGEFGATSFLARPDAPTLPVAVATLMGRPGELNNQMAYAACALLMVVTVAAVALIDRFGSVRGHGSVGEF; from the coding sequence ATGGCGCTCGCTCATGGGGGCCTGACCCCGGCGCGCACCGTCCGCACCGCCGGGCTCGCTCTGCTCGGGCTGCTGCCCGTCGCGTTCCTGGTGGTGTTCTTCGCGTGGCCGGTGGTGGCGATCGTCGGCCGCGGCTTCTCCGCGGGTGGCGTCGACACCGTGCTCGGCGACCCGCAGACGTGGCGGCTCGCCGGGTTCACGCTGGCCAGCGCGGCGGCGTCCACGGTGGTCGCGGTGCTGGCCGGCCTGCCGGTCGCGTACCTGCTCGCGCGCGTGCGGCTGCCCGGCGTCGGGCTCGCGCGCACGCTGGTGCTGGTGCCGTTCGTGCTGCCGACGGTGGTGGTCGGCCTCGCGTTCCGCGCGATCTGGCCGGACGGCGGCGTGCTGCCGCTGGTGCTGGCCAACGCGTTTTTCAACGTCGCCGTGGTCGCGCGGACCGTCGCCGGGCTGTGGTCGCACCTCGACCCGCGCGCGACGGAGGCGGCCCGTGCCCTGGGCGCGTCGCCGTGGCGGGCGTTCCGCACGGTGACGCTGCCCGCGCTCGGCCCGGCCGTCGCGTCCGCGGCCGCGGTGGTGTTCCTGTTCTGCGCCACCAGTTTCGGCGTGGTCCTGATCCTCGGCGGCGGGCACTACCGCACGCTCGAGACCGAGATCTACCTGCGCACCGTCGACCTGCTGGACCTCTCGGGCGCGGCCGCGCTGTCGCTGATCCAGTTCGCGGCCGTGCTGGCGGCATTGGCGCTCGGCGCGATGGCGCGACGACGGCGGGAGAACGCCGTCCGGCTGCGGTCCGCGCTGGTCACGGCGCGTCGTCCGCGCGGCGGGGAGTGGTGGACGATCGGCGCCGCCGTGGTGGTGCTCGCGCTGCTGATGACGCCGATCGTCGCGCTGCTGGTCGAGTCGGTCTCCGGCTCGGACGGTTGGAGCCTCGCCGGGTACCGCGCGCTTTCCGGCACCGGTGCGAACGACGCGCTGCAGGTCTCCGGCTGGACGGCGGCGAAGAACTCGCTGGCCGCGGCCACCGACGCCACGCTGCTCGCGATGGCCGTCGGCGTGCTGGCCAGCGTGGTCCTGGTCGCGTTGCGCCGCGCGCCCGGCCGCCTCGCCCGTGGTATGGGCGAGACGATGGACGCCGCGCTGATGCTGCCTCTGGGCGTCTCCGCCGTGACGGTCGGCTTCGGTTACCTCGTGACGCTCGACGCACTGCCCGGCGACCTGCGGACGTCGCCGATGCTCGTGCCGCTCGCGCAGGCGCTGGTGATCATCCCGCTGGTGGTGCGGATGGTGCTGCCGGTGCTGCGCGCGGTGGACGTCCGGCTGCGCCAGGCCGCGTCGACGCTCGGGGCGAGCCCGGCGCGGGTGTGGCGCGAGATCGACCTGCCGCTCACGGCCCGCTCGCTGGTAGCGGCGGCGGGGTTCGGTTTTGTCGTGGCGCTGGGCGAGTTCGGGGCGACGAGCTTCCTCGCCCGCCCGGACGCGCCGACCCTGCCGGTGGCCGTCGCGACGCTGATGGGGCGGCCGGGCGAGCTGAACAACCAGATGGCGTACGCCGCGTGCGCGCTGCTGATGGTGGTGACCGTGGCGGCCGTCGCGCTGATCGACCGCTTCGGCTCGGTCCGCGGGCACGGCTCGGTAGGGGAGTTCTAG